From Pseudanabaena sp. PCC 6802, one genomic window encodes:
- a CDS encoding chlororespiratory reduction protein 7: MPDSMMYYEDNYVVLAPGMTEQFANLPELESILANLLAKMQDNLPYDLQNIPTIEEQVQRLVKTACDLDCGDDGVWQWYAVRLEK, encoded by the coding sequence ATGCCAGATTCTATGATGTATTACGAAGATAATTACGTCGTGCTTGCACCTGGCATGACCGAACAGTTTGCGAACCTGCCTGAGCTGGAGAGTATTCTCGCCAACTTACTAGCAAAAATGCAAGATAATTTACCGTACGATTTACAAAATATTCCTACTATTGAAGAACAGGTGCAGCGACTGGTCAAAACCGCCTGCGATCTTGACTGTGGTGATGATGGCGTGTGGCAATGGTACGCCGTGCGCCTGGAGAAATAA
- the scpB gene encoding SMC-Scp complex subunit ScpB, which translates to MINELSNELNDRLSTVTNELASEPIKELSDPFNDDPDKLTNKVASEPVNEPVSEPVSEPVSELVNRPTNEKPNEPGVNPLKQKIEAILYLKGQAMSLDKIAEYAGCDRPTVEEGLLDLLADYTHRDSALEIVETNAGFALRLKPEFTDLVQKIVPADLGRGELKTLAAIALKSPIAQVDLVDLRGSSAYQHIQELVAQGFVRKRRQSDGRSYWLNVTDKFHQYFELKDLSELI; encoded by the coding sequence ATGATTAATGAACTTAGCAACGAACTCAACGATCGACTAAGCACAGTTACCAATGAACTTGCTAGCGAACCAATCAAGGAACTTAGCGATCCGTTTAACGACGATCCTGACAAACTTACCAATAAAGTCGCTAGCGAACCAGTTAACGAACCAGTTAGCGAACCAGTTAGCGAACCAGTTAGCGAACTAGTGAATCGACCAACTAATGAAAAACCCAATGAGCCAGGTGTAAATCCGCTTAAACAAAAGATCGAGGCGATTTTATATTTGAAAGGGCAGGCTATGAGCCTGGACAAAATTGCTGAGTATGCTGGCTGCGATCGCCCCACAGTAGAGGAAGGTTTGCTCGATCTGCTGGCTGACTACACTCACCGCGACAGTGCCCTCGAAATTGTGGAAACCAATGCGGGATTTGCCCTCCGGCTCAAGCCAGAGTTTACCGATCTAGTGCAAAAGATCGTTCCCGCCGATCTCGGACGCGGCGAACTGAAGACGCTCGCAGCGATCGCGCTTAAAAGTCCGATCGCTCAAGTAGATCTAGTAGACTTGCGCGGTTCTAGTGCTTATCAGCACATCCAGGAATTAGTGGCTCAAGGATTTGTGCGCAAGCGCAGGCAGTCCGACGGTCGCTCCTATTGGCTGAACGTAACCGATAAGTTTCACCAATATTTCGAGCTAAAAGATTTGTCGGAACTAATTTGA